In Magnetospirillum sp. WYHS-4, a genomic segment contains:
- the mtnA gene encoding S-methyl-5-thioribose-1-phosphate isomerase gives MKINGKPFRTIWPADDGWGVEIIDQTRLPHEFVVLRLETLAETAHAISAMLVRGAPLIGATAAYGVALAMRADSSDAGLRSACDRLYETRPTAVNLRWALDEMKVALAPLAPADRAVAAYRRAAEICDEDVAICSAIGDHGKVLIEKAWDRKGRKGRVNVLTHCNAGWLATVDWGTALAPIYKAHDAGIPIHVWVDETRPRNQGASLTAWELNSHGVPHTLIVDNAGGHLMQHGEVDLCIVGTDRTTRCGDVCNKIGTYLKALAAHDNGVPFYVALPSPTLDWGIRDGVREVPIEQRDGGEVTRLWGRTDDGNTATVTISPKGTPAANFAFDVTPARLVTALVTERGVCPATESGLSGLFPEKS, from the coding sequence ATGAAGATCAACGGCAAGCCCTTCCGCACCATCTGGCCGGCCGACGACGGCTGGGGGGTGGAGATCATCGACCAGACTCGCCTTCCCCACGAATTCGTGGTGCTGCGTCTGGAGACTCTGGCCGAAACGGCGCACGCCATTTCCGCCATGCTGGTACGCGGTGCCCCCTTGATCGGCGCGACGGCCGCTTACGGCGTGGCGCTCGCCATGCGGGCCGATTCTTCCGACGCCGGCCTCAGAAGCGCCTGCGACCGGCTCTACGAGACCCGTCCGACGGCGGTGAACCTGCGCTGGGCGCTGGACGAGATGAAGGTGGCACTAGCGCCGCTCGCCCCCGCCGACCGCGCCGTCGCCGCCTACCGGCGCGCCGCCGAGATCTGTGACGAGGACGTCGCCATCTGCTCGGCCATCGGCGATCACGGCAAGGTCCTGATCGAGAAGGCCTGGGACCGGAAGGGCAGGAAGGGCCGCGTCAACGTGCTCACCCACTGCAATGCCGGCTGGCTGGCGACCGTGGACTGGGGGACGGCGCTGGCGCCCATCTACAAGGCCCACGACGCCGGCATTCCCATTCACGTCTGGGTGGACGAGACCCGGCCGCGCAACCAGGGCGCCAGCCTGACCGCCTGGGAACTGAATAGCCACGGCGTGCCGCATACGCTGATCGTCGACAACGCGGGCGGCCACCTGATGCAGCATGGCGAGGTCGACCTCTGCATCGTCGGCACCGACCGCACGACCCGCTGCGGCGACGTCTGCAACAAGATCGGCACCTATCTGAAGGCGCTGGCCGCCCACGATAACGGCGTGCCCTTCTATGTCGCCTTGCCCAGCCCGACCCTTGACTGGGGCATCCGCGACGGCGTCCGGGAAGTGCCCATCGAGCAGCGCGACGGCGGCGAGGTGACCCGGCTGTGGGGCCGGACCGACGACGGCAACACGGCGACCGTCACCATCTCGCCCAAAGGCACCCCGGCGGCCAATTTCGCCTTCGACGTGACCCCGGCCCGCCTGGTCACCGCTTTGGTCACCGAACGAGGCGTCTGCCCGGCCACCGAATCCGGCCTATCCGGGCTGTTCCCGGAAAAATCATAG
- a CDS encoding methyl-accepting chemotaxis protein — MKKLAVGLQIALIGVIALVGFVLVGIIYGTSNAKLERVRQAQQTAMESLHLGETIKYNFLNARRNEKDFLIRLDEKYAAAHGKTGDLVAASLDKLRGHHDEVDVLKLVDQVKAGYQDYSKQFGIVVAMWKEAGLGDKDGLRGRLRDSVHQVETKLKDAQEAKLANLMLMMRRHEKDFLLREDPKYIADLEQRQAEFAKALEASALGDKAGVSGLMDSYVADFKKVAAIVLGIKESTKKLSDIFATAEPLLEKLIRDGEEDYNSAVSEARSITDGAFRTMVGAMIVVAAAVVGLALLIGRGIGAPIGRMTAAMELLAQGNLETEVPGRDMANEIGQMAAAVQVFKDNAVHMRRMQADQVEAERRAEEEKKAAMHNLADSFQDRVGRIVDAVSTAAGQMRSEAQSLSANAEQTSRQSAAVAAAAEEASANVQAVASATEELSSSISEISRQVTQSSEVARSAVTEAENTYRTVQGLVEAARKIGEVVNLITDIAEQTNLLALNATIEAARAGEMGKGFAVVASEVKNLANQTAKATEEIGGQIGAVQTATRDAAEAIGGIGRTVARINEVASAIAAAVEEQGAATQEIARNVEQAAAGTNEVSSNITGVTQAAGETGHAATEVLGGADQLATQAGDLRRQVEAFVKEVRGA, encoded by the coding sequence ATGAAGAAGCTTGCCGTTGGGTTGCAGATCGCGCTGATCGGCGTGATTGCGCTGGTTGGGTTCGTCCTGGTCGGGATCATCTACGGAACCAGCAACGCCAAGCTGGAAAGGGTGCGCCAAGCCCAGCAGACGGCCATGGAGAGCCTGCATCTCGGCGAGACCATCAAATACAACTTCCTCAACGCCAGGCGGAACGAAAAGGACTTCCTGATCCGCCTGGACGAGAAGTACGCCGCGGCCCACGGCAAGACCGGCGATCTGGTGGCGGCATCACTCGACAAGCTGCGCGGCCATCACGACGAAGTCGATGTGCTCAAGTTGGTGGATCAGGTCAAGGCCGGCTACCAAGACTACTCCAAACAGTTCGGCATCGTCGTGGCGATGTGGAAGGAGGCCGGGCTCGGCGACAAGGACGGCCTGCGCGGCCGGCTGCGCGACTCGGTCCACCAGGTGGAAACCAAGCTGAAGGATGCCCAGGAGGCGAAACTCGCCAACCTGATGCTGATGATGCGTCGGCACGAGAAGGACTTCCTGCTGCGCGAGGACCCCAAGTATATCGCCGACCTGGAACAGCGGCAGGCGGAGTTCGCCAAGGCCCTGGAGGCTTCGGCCCTGGGCGACAAGGCGGGTGTTTCCGGGCTGATGGATTCCTATGTCGCCGACTTCAAGAAGGTGGCGGCCATCGTCCTCGGCATCAAGGAATCGACCAAGAAGCTGAGCGATATCTTCGCCACGGCCGAGCCCTTGCTGGAAAAGCTGATCCGGGACGGGGAGGAAGACTACAACTCCGCCGTTTCGGAAGCCCGCAGCATCACCGACGGGGCGTTCCGTACCATGGTGGGAGCCATGATCGTCGTGGCGGCGGCGGTGGTCGGCTTGGCGCTGCTCATCGGGCGCGGCATCGGCGCTCCCATCGGGCGCATGACCGCGGCCATGGAACTTCTGGCCCAAGGGAATCTGGAGACCGAGGTGCCGGGCCGCGACATGGCCAACGAGATCGGCCAGATGGCCGCTGCGGTCCAGGTTTTCAAGGATAACGCGGTTCATATGCGCCGGATGCAGGCCGACCAGGTGGAAGCCGAACGCCGCGCCGAGGAAGAGAAGAAGGCGGCCATGCACAATCTGGCCGACAGCTTCCAGGACCGCGTGGGGCGAATCGTCGATGCGGTCTCGACGGCCGCCGGGCAGATGCGCTCGGAAGCCCAGTCCCTGTCGGCCAACGCCGAACAGACCAGCCGCCAGTCGGCAGCGGTGGCGGCGGCGGCCGAGGAGGCCTCGGCCAACGTACAGGCGGTGGCCTCGGCGACCGAGGAACTGTCCAGTTCGATCTCCGAGATCAGCCGCCAGGTCACCCAGTCCTCGGAAGTGGCGCGTAGCGCGGTGACCGAGGCGGAAAACACCTACCGGACCGTGCAAGGGCTGGTGGAGGCGGCGAGGAAGATCGGCGAGGTGGTCAACCTGATTACCGATATCGCGGAGCAAACCAACCTGCTGGCACTCAACGCGACCATCGAGGCGGCGCGTGCGGGCGAGATGGGCAAGGGCTTCGCCGTTGTGGCCTCCGAGGTCAAGAATCTGGCTAACCAGACGGCCAAGGCGACGGAAGAAATCGGGGGCCAGATCGGCGCCGTTCAGACTGCCACCCGGGATGCCGCCGAGGCCATCGGCGGCATCGGCCGCACGGTGGCCCGCATCAACGAGGTGGCGTCCGCCATCGCAGCGGCCGTGGAGGAACAGGGCGCCGCCACCCAGGAAATCGCTCGCAACGTCGAACAGGCGGCGGCGGGAACCAACGAGGTCTCGTCCAACATCACGGGCGTCACCCAGGCGGCCGGCGAGACCGGACATGCGGCCACCGAGGTCCTGGGCGGGGCGGATCAACTCGCCACGCAGGCGGGCGACCTTCGCCGACAGGTGGAAGCCTTCGTCAAGGAAGTGCGGGGCGCCTAG
- the nifJ gene encoding pyruvate:ferredoxin (flavodoxin) oxidoreductase: MAQRRMITVDGNDGVTSVAHRTSEVIAIYPITPSSTMGEGADARSAAGMKNIWGVIPEVVEMQSEAGAAGAVHGALQAGALTTTFTASQGLLLFIPNMYKIAGELTSFCMHVSARTIAAHGLSIFGDHSDVMACRQTGFAMLASNSVQQAHDMAAIGHAATLKARIPLLHFFDGFRTSHEVAKIEELTDDDLRAMMDEDLIAAHRARALTPDKPVLRGTAQNPDTFFQMQEARNTYYTGCAEIVQESMDRFAKLTGRQYKLYEYVGHPEAERVIVIMGSGGETAHEAVNFLTARGEKVGVLKVRLFRPFSLDHFIGALPVSTRAIAVMDRTKEHGSLGEPLYLDVVTALAQAKAAGQRAAAQDPRVIGGRYGLSSKEFTPGMVKAVFDELAKDKPKTNFTVGIVDDVTKLSLDYDPSFNTEPAGVKRSVFYGLGSDGTVGANKNSVKIIAENTDNYGQAYFVYDSKKAGAMTISHLRFSANPIQSAYLIDKAEFVACHQFGFVDRIDMLKHAAPGATFLLNAPDGPDDIWDKLPRSMQEALIEKGCKMYVIDATRVAGETGMGKRINTVMQTCFFAISGVLPRDEAIAQIKKAIKKSYGSKGEKVVERNYAAVDQTIQNLFEVKVPKQATANRDLPPIVSDKAPEFTRRVQAMMIAGKGDLLPVSAFPIDGTWPLGTTKWEKRNLAIDIPVWESELCIQCNKCALVCPHAAIRVKAYPAADLAKAPAKFLSMDYKGKEFGDNVKYTVQVAPEDCTGCQVCVKVCPGKDKKNPDRLALRMELQAPLRDQERENFEFFMDLADADRTKLKPNVKMSQFGQPLIEFSGACSGCGETPYIKLITQLQGDRTMFANATGCSSIYGGNLPTTPYTTNCEGRGPSWANSLFEDNAEFGLGMRLALDKHGDQARILLTGLAGQLGDELVAALVNADQASEEGIRNQRKRVLELRSKLAAIKGAEARRLETLADYLVNKNVWILGGDGWAYDIGYGGLDHVIASGHNVNILVMDTEVYSNTGGQQSKATAMGAAAKFAVAGRSLPKKDLGLMAIAYGNVYVASVAMNAKDAQAVKAFEEAESYKGPSLIIAYSPCIEHGYPMEMSVEQSRLAVESGYWQLYRYDPRRLGTGQPALVLDSKDPTISLDDYISKENRFNVVKRANPERFAMLIAGAEKEFKRRRAVYQKLAELAIPADEPTSRKAAE, translated from the coding sequence ATGGCGCAACGGAGAATGATCACGGTCGACGGCAACGATGGCGTCACCTCGGTCGCCCACCGGACCAGCGAGGTGATCGCCATCTACCCGATCACCCCATCTTCGACCATGGGCGAGGGCGCCGATGCCCGGTCGGCAGCCGGGATGAAGAACATCTGGGGCGTGATTCCCGAAGTGGTCGAAATGCAGTCGGAAGCCGGCGCCGCCGGCGCCGTGCATGGCGCCCTCCAGGCCGGTGCGCTCACCACCACCTTCACCGCCTCGCAAGGCCTTCTGCTGTTCATCCCGAACATGTACAAGATCGCCGGCGAACTGACGTCCTTCTGCATGCATGTTTCCGCCCGTACCATCGCGGCCCACGGCCTGTCGATCTTCGGCGATCATTCGGACGTCATGGCCTGCCGCCAGACCGGCTTCGCCATGCTGGCCTCCAACTCGGTGCAGCAGGCCCACGACATGGCCGCCATCGGCCATGCGGCGACGCTCAAGGCGCGCATTCCCCTGCTGCACTTCTTCGACGGATTCCGCACCTCCCACGAGGTGGCCAAGATCGAGGAGCTGACCGACGACGATCTGCGCGCCATGATGGACGAGGACCTGATCGCCGCCCATCGCGCCCGCGCGCTGACCCCCGACAAGCCGGTCCTGCGCGGCACCGCCCAGAATCCGGACACCTTCTTCCAGATGCAGGAAGCCCGGAACACCTACTACACGGGTTGCGCCGAAATCGTCCAGGAATCCATGGACCGCTTCGCCAAGCTGACGGGCCGCCAGTACAAGCTCTATGAATACGTCGGCCACCCCGAGGCGGAGCGGGTGATCGTCATCATGGGCTCGGGCGGCGAGACCGCCCACGAGGCGGTCAATTTCCTCACCGCTCGCGGCGAGAAGGTGGGCGTGCTGAAGGTCCGCCTGTTCCGGCCCTTCTCCCTCGACCACTTCATCGGCGCCCTTCCGGTCAGCACCCGCGCCATCGCGGTGATGGACCGCACCAAGGAGCATGGATCGCTGGGCGAGCCGCTCTATCTCGACGTGGTCACGGCGCTCGCCCAGGCCAAGGCCGCCGGCCAGCGCGCCGCGGCCCAGGACCCCCGCGTCATCGGCGGCCGCTACGGCCTGTCGTCCAAGGAATTCACTCCGGGCATGGTCAAGGCCGTGTTCGACGAACTGGCCAAGGACAAGCCCAAGACCAACTTCACCGTCGGCATCGTCGACGACGTCACCAAGCTGTCGCTCGACTACGATCCGTCCTTCAACACCGAGCCCGCGGGCGTCAAGCGCTCGGTCTTCTACGGCCTGGGGTCGGACGGCACGGTGGGCGCCAACAAGAACTCGGTCAAGATCATCGCCGAGAACACGGACAACTACGGCCAAGCCTACTTCGTCTACGATTCCAAGAAGGCGGGCGCGATGACGATCTCGCACCTGCGCTTCAGCGCCAATCCCATCCAGTCGGCCTATCTGATCGACAAGGCCGAGTTCGTGGCCTGCCATCAGTTCGGCTTCGTCGACCGCATCGACATGCTGAAGCATGCGGCGCCGGGCGCCACCTTTCTGCTGAACGCCCCGGACGGCCCCGACGACATCTGGGACAAGCTGCCGCGCTCCATGCAGGAAGCCCTGATCGAGAAGGGCTGCAAGATGTACGTCATCGACGCCACCCGGGTGGCGGGCGAGACCGGCATGGGCAAGCGCATCAACACGGTGATGCAGACCTGCTTCTTCGCCATCTCGGGGGTGCTGCCGCGCGACGAGGCCATCGCCCAGATCAAGAAGGCGATCAAGAAAAGCTACGGCTCCAAGGGCGAGAAGGTGGTCGAGCGGAATTACGCCGCCGTCGATCAGACCATCCAGAACCTGTTCGAGGTCAAGGTCCCCAAGCAGGCCACCGCCAACCGCGATCTGCCGCCCATCGTGTCCGACAAGGCACCGGAATTCACCCGCCGCGTTCAGGCCATGATGATCGCCGGCAAGGGCGACCTGCTGCCGGTCAGCGCCTTCCCCATCGACGGCACCTGGCCCTTGGGCACCACCAAGTGGGAAAAGCGCAATCTGGCCATCGACATCCCGGTCTGGGAATCGGAACTCTGCATCCAGTGCAACAAGTGCGCCCTGGTCTGCCCGCACGCCGCCATCCGCGTGAAGGCCTATCCGGCTGCCGATTTGGCCAAAGCCCCCGCCAAGTTCCTGTCCATGGACTACAAGGGCAAGGAATTCGGCGACAACGTCAAGTACACGGTCCAGGTGGCGCCCGAGGACTGCACGGGCTGCCAAGTCTGCGTCAAGGTTTGCCCCGGCAAGGACAAGAAGAACCCGGACCGGCTGGCTTTGCGCATGGAGCTGCAAGCCCCGTTGCGTGACCAGGAGCGGGAGAATTTCGAATTCTTCATGGACCTGGCCGATGCCGACCGCACCAAGCTGAAGCCCAACGTCAAGATGTCCCAGTTCGGCCAGCCTCTGATCGAGTTTTCGGGAGCCTGTTCGGGTTGCGGCGAGACGCCCTACATCAAGCTGATTACCCAGTTGCAGGGCGACCGCACCATGTTCGCCAACGCGACCGGATGCTCCTCGATCTACGGCGGCAATCTGCCGACCACGCCCTATACCACCAATTGCGAGGGCCGCGGCCCGTCCTGGGCCAACTCCCTGTTCGAGGACAACGCCGAGTTCGGCCTCGGCATGCGGCTCGCCCTCGACAAGCACGGCGACCAGGCCCGCATCCTGCTGACCGGCTTGGCCGGCCAGTTGGGCGACGAACTGGTGGCCGCCCTCGTCAATGCCGACCAAGCCAGCGAGGAAGGCATCCGCAACCAACGCAAGCGGGTGTTGGAACTGCGCAGCAAGCTGGCCGCAATCAAGGGGGCCGAGGCGCGCCGCCTGGAAACCCTGGCCGACTATCTGGTCAATAAGAACGTCTGGATCCTAGGCGGCGACGGCTGGGCCTACGATATCGGCTACGGCGGCCTCGACCACGTCATCGCGTCCGGCCACAACGTCAACATCCTGGTGATGGATACCGAGGTCTATTCCAACACCGGCGGCCAGCAGTCCAAGGCCACCGCCATGGGGGCCGCGGCCAAGTTCGCCGTGGCCGGCCGTTCGCTGCCCAAGAAGGACCTGGGCCTGATGGCCATCGCCTACGGCAACGTCTATGTCGCCTCGGTGGCCATGAACGCCAAGGACGCCCAGGCGGTGAAGGCCTTCGAGGAAGCCGAATCCTACAAGGGCCCGTCCCTCATCATCGCCTACTCGCCCTGCATCGAGCATGGCTATCCCATGGAGATGTCGGTCGAGCAATCGCGTCTGGCGGTGGAAAGCGGCTACTGGCAGCTCTATCGTTACGATCCCCGACGCTTGGGAACCGGCCAGCCGGCCCTGGTGCTGGACAGCAAGGACCCGACGATTTCCCTGGACGACTACATCTCCAAGGAAAACCGCTTCAACGTGGTCAAGCGCGCCAATCCGGAACGCTTCGCCATGCTGATCGCCGGCGCCGAGAAGGAATTCAAGCGCCGCCGCGCCGTCTACCAGAAGCTCGCCGAGTTGGCTATCCCGGCCGACGAGCCGACGTCCCGGAAGGCCGCCGAATAG
- a CDS encoding cyclic nucleotide-binding domain-containing protein has product MTAKPLSAKDLEIVRRNPLFGGLPAETLDALLHESRVVEQPRGKLLFLRGEPANWFFLLLEGWVKVFRDTPDGEQTVIAIMKPGETIAEAAIFFGSDYPASAEVVDNARLVEIPAAPLLNQLRQDPDLGLKLLGALSMRLRRLVRHIEQLQARSTSQRLGDFLLGLCEAEEGPVSLKLPYDKSLIAARLGMKPESLSRALAKLKKLGVSSRGHTVEIDNVATLRDYCEVGGRDD; this is encoded by the coding sequence ATGACTGCCAAGCCGCTGTCGGCCAAGGATTTGGAAATCGTCCGCCGTAATCCACTGTTCGGCGGCCTGCCTGCGGAGACCCTTGACGCCCTGCTTCACGAATCGCGGGTTGTCGAACAGCCGCGCGGCAAGCTGCTGTTCCTCAGGGGCGAGCCGGCCAACTGGTTCTTCCTGCTGCTGGAAGGCTGGGTGAAGGTCTTCCGTGATACTCCCGACGGCGAGCAGACGGTAATCGCCATCATGAAGCCCGGCGAGACCATCGCCGAGGCCGCCATCTTCTTCGGCAGCGACTACCCGGCCAGCGCCGAGGTGGTCGATAATGCCCGTCTGGTGGAAATTCCAGCCGCTCCCCTGCTCAACCAGCTGCGGCAGGACCCCGACCTCGGTCTCAAGTTGCTGGGCGCCTTGTCCATGCGCCTGCGCCGCTTGGTGCGGCACATCGAGCAACTTCAGGCCCGCTCGACATCCCAGCGCCTTGGCGACTTCCTGCTGGGCCTCTGCGAAGCGGAAGAAGGTCCGGTCTCGCTCAAGCTGCCCTACGACAAATCCCTGATCGCCGCCCGCCTGGGCATGAAGCCGGAAAGCCTGTCACGGGCGCTCGCCAAGCTGAAGAAGCTGGGTGTTTCCTCGCGCGGCCACACGGTCGAAATCGACAATGTGGCGACGCTCCGCGACTACTGCGAGGTGGGGGGACGGGACGACTGA
- a CDS encoding 2-oxoacid:ferredoxin oxidoreductase subunit beta produces MDALLDAPRLGPKDYKSDYKPVWCPGCGDYSVLSSVTKALAELEVPREQAAVISGIGCSSRIPAYTSVYGFHGVHGRALALATGLKLARPDLTVLVTGGDGDGFSIGGNHFLHACRRNVDITYIVMDNQVYGMTKGQASPTTASEWSGSKLTPYGTGVSPFQPLAVALSAGANFIARSFSGDPNEVARLIVEAVRHPGFSFLQILSPCVTFRPEQRGWKDAVRPAPIEPTSDPAVAGKRLMSDDGFNTGILYLGNRPAYETPMEAKTSRLAKIENAFSL; encoded by the coding sequence ATGGATGCCCTGTTGGACGCCCCGCGTCTCGGCCCCAAGGACTACAAGTCGGACTACAAGCCGGTCTGGTGCCCCGGTTGCGGCGATTACTCGGTCCTGTCGTCGGTCACCAAGGCGCTGGCCGAACTGGAAGTGCCGCGCGAACAGGCGGCGGTGATTTCCGGAATCGGCTGTTCGTCGCGCATTCCCGCCTATACCAGCGTGTACGGCTTCCACGGCGTGCACGGCCGTGCCCTGGCCCTGGCCACCGGGCTCAAGCTGGCCCGCCCCGACCTCACGGTACTGGTGACCGGTGGCGACGGCGACGGATTTTCCATCGGCGGCAACCACTTCCTGCACGCATGCCGGCGCAACGTCGACATCACCTATATCGTGATGGACAATCAGGTCTACGGCATGACCAAGGGCCAGGCCTCGCCGACCACCGCTTCCGAATGGTCGGGCAGCAAGCTGACGCCCTACGGCACCGGCGTCAGCCCCTTCCAGCCCTTGGCGGTGGCCCTGTCGGCGGGCGCCAATTTCATCGCCCGCAGCTTTTCGGGCGATCCCAACGAGGTGGCGCGCCTGATCGTCGAGGCGGTGCGCCATCCCGGCTTCTCGTTCCTGCAGATTCTCAGTCCCTGCGTCACCTTCCGGCCCGAGCAGCGGGGCTGGAAGGACGCCGTCCGCCCGGCGCCCATCGAGCCGACCTCGGACCCGGCGGTGGCCGGCAAGCGGCTGATGTCGGACGACGGTTTCAACACCGGCATCCTCTATCTCGGCAACCGGCCGGCCTACGAGACGCCCATGGAAGCCAAGACCAGCCGCCTGGCGAAGATCGAGAACGCGTTCTCCCTATAG
- a CDS encoding 2-oxoacid:acceptor oxidoreductase subunit alpha, whose protein sequence is MARKQRVRDSVSIALTGSGGSGVMTAGQMLLDAAARAGWYGMMARSSGPQIRGGEAAAFIRLSLEPVTAPPGTFDLMFAFDWMNVERFAAEIPLDGDSAVIGDPAAGAMPEAIAGTPARKVDLPLQELAKEVPGGRPNMVALGVIATLVGLPEERVLSVVEKALEKKGPEAIRASTAAIKAGRKAALALDAQCPLKADGADTLKERWNISGNEAVGLGALRGGVRFVAAYPITPGTEILEWLAPNIEKVDGTLVQAEDELASVNMIIGASFGGVPSLTATAGPGLALMMESIGLAVAAEIPIVVVDVQRGGPSTGIPVKSEQSDLNIALFGLHGDAPHVVTAATSIGDCLFTTQWSVHLAESLQCPVIMLSDQSLGQSRAIIDKPPAAPYAARRETPPDGVENYRRYAVTESGVSPMAVPGIRGGEYVAEGLEHAPSGRPSSQAGDHQAQLDKRQRKLDRFDFGGAWAHVEGEGEIAVVTWGSSTGPAAEAAARLRAEGKKVRLVSLRLLMPAQPERMAKALEGVSQVLVVEQSHSQQFYRYLRAFYDLPGQVSIFAQPGPLPIRPNQVYDHLASWR, encoded by the coding sequence ATGGCTCGTAAGCAGCGGGTAAGGGATTCGGTTTCCATCGCATTGACGGGCAGCGGCGGTTCGGGCGTCATGACGGCCGGGCAGATGCTGCTGGACGCGGCCGCCAGGGCCGGTTGGTACGGCATGATGGCTCGGTCGTCGGGCCCGCAGATTCGCGGCGGCGAGGCGGCGGCCTTCATCCGCCTGTCGCTGGAACCGGTGACGGCGCCGCCCGGCACCTTCGATCTGATGTTCGCCTTCGATTGGATGAACGTCGAACGCTTCGCCGCCGAGATTCCCTTGGACGGCGACAGTGCGGTGATCGGCGATCCGGCCGCCGGCGCCATGCCCGAGGCCATCGCCGGCACTCCGGCCCGCAAGGTCGATCTTCCCCTGCAGGAACTGGCCAAGGAAGTTCCCGGCGGTCGCCCCAACATGGTGGCCCTGGGCGTCATCGCCACCTTGGTCGGCCTGCCCGAGGAACGGGTGCTGTCGGTGGTCGAGAAGGCCCTGGAAAAGAAGGGGCCGGAAGCCATTCGCGCCAGCACGGCGGCCATCAAGGCGGGCCGCAAGGCGGCTCTGGCCCTCGACGCCCAATGCCCCCTGAAGGCCGATGGCGCCGATACGCTCAAGGAACGCTGGAACATCAGTGGCAACGAGGCGGTGGGCTTGGGCGCGCTTCGCGGCGGCGTGCGCTTCGTCGCCGCCTATCCGATCACGCCCGGCACCGAGATCCTGGAGTGGCTGGCCCCCAATATCGAGAAGGTGGACGGCACCCTGGTCCAGGCGGAGGACGAACTGGCATCGGTGAATATGATTATCGGCGCCTCATTCGGCGGCGTGCCTTCGCTGACCGCGACCGCAGGCCCCGGCCTCGCCCTGATGATGGAAAGCATCGGCTTGGCAGTGGCGGCGGAAATCCCCATCGTGGTCGTGGACGTGCAGCGCGGCGGCCCGTCCACCGGCATCCCGGTGAAATCGGAACAGAGCGATCTCAATATCGCCCTTTTCGGCCTGCACGGCGATGCGCCCCACGTCGTCACCGCCGCCACCTCGATCGGCGACTGCCTATTCACCACCCAGTGGTCGGTCCATCTGGCAGAGTCCCTGCAGTGTCCGGTGATCATGCTGTCCGACCAGTCCCTGGGCCAATCGCGGGCGATCATCGACAAGCCGCCCGCCGCGCCATACGCGGCCCGGCGCGAGACCCCGCCCGACGGGGTGGAGAACTACCGCCGCTATGCGGTCACCGAATCGGGCGTGTCGCCCATGGCCGTGCCGGGTATCCGGGGCGGGGAGTACGTGGCCGAAGGGCTCGAACACGCGCCCAGCGGCCGCCCTTCCAGTCAGGCCGGCGACCACCAAGCCCAGTTGGACAAGCGCCAGCGCAAGCTGGACCGGTTCGACTTCGGCGGCGCTTGGGCCCATGTGGAAGGCGAAGGCGAGATCGCCGTCGTGACCTGGGGGTCGAGTACCGGTCCCGCCGCCGAGGCGGCGGCCCGCCTGCGCGCCGAGGGCAAGAAGGTACGCTTGGTCTCCTTGCGCCTCCTGATGCCGGCCCAGCCCGAACGGATGGCCAAGGCCCTGGAGGGCGTCTCCCAGGTCCTGGTGGTGGAACAAAGCCATTCCCAGCAGTTCTACCGCTATCTCAGGGCCTTCTACGACCTGCCGGGCCAGGTTTCGATCTTCGCCCAGCCGGGCCCGCTGCCCATCCGCCCCAATCAAGTCTACGACCATTTGGCGAGTTGGAGGTAA